The proteins below are encoded in one region of Bacillota bacterium:
- a CDS encoding DUF4115 domain-containing protein, which yields MREIGELLRQTREEKGLSLKDAQVETKIRTRYLEALERGDETVVPGEVYFRGFLRTYANFLGLDGQELASRYRALKEAERASQAPPPAAPRKVARFPRALPVTALVLFLLAALFVAWWAWQSGLLPTGALPSREGPPAPGPAPGPTEPGGPGTPAPGGAAPGGPGTTPGVPGGGPGGAPGVTLEEVPGPRGVVTLNVQGASSLEVKASFRDRCWVRVTADGLVREETTYTSGQEKLWRAQASLKLRAGNAGAIVLSVNGVPVGELGGAGDVVDVIVQVAR from the coding sequence ATGCGGGAGATCGGGGAGTTGCTCCGGCAAACCCGGGAAGAAAAGGGACTGTCCCTGAAAGACGCGCAGGTTGAAACCAAGATCCGCACCCGGTACCTGGAAGCCCTCGAGCGCGGGGACGAGACCGTGGTGCCGGGAGAAGTGTACTTCCGGGGGTTCCTGCGTACCTATGCCAACTTCCTGGGCCTGGACGGTCAGGAACTGGCGTCACGCTACCGTGCCCTCAAGGAGGCGGAACGGGCCAGCCAGGCACCGCCCCCGGCCGCTCCCCGCAAGGTCGCCCGTTTCCCTCGCGCGTTGCCCGTCACGGCACTCGTCCTGTTCCTTCTGGCGGCGCTTTTCGTGGCGTGGTGGGCCTGGCAATCGGGGCTGCTACCCACCGGTGCCCTTCCTTCCCGCGAGGGACCGCCGGCGCCCGGCCCCGCGCCGGGTCCCACTGAGCCGGGCGGTCCGGGGACGCCTGCGCCCGGCGGTGCCGCGCCTGGGGGCCCCGGAACTACGCCCGGCGTGCCCGGAGGTGGACCTGGTGGTGCTCCGGGCGTGACCCTGGAAGAGGTGCCCGGGCCGCGCGGGGTGGTGACCCTGAATGTCCAGGGGGCTTCTTCCCTCGAAGTGAAGGCCTCCTTCCGCGACCGCTGCTGGGTGCGGGTGACCGCAGACGGCCTGGTGCGGGAGGAGACCACCTATACATCCGGGCAGGAGAAGCTGTGGCGAGCCCAGGCCAGCCTCAAGCTGCGGGCGGGGAACGCCGGTGCCATCGTGCTCAGTGTCAACGGGGTGCCCGTGGGGGAGCTGGGCGGAGCGGGAGACGTCGTCGACGTCATCGTCCAGGTCGCCCGCTAG
- a CDS encoding D-alanyl-D-alanine carboxypeptidase family protein: MIRFRYCALVLAVLLGSILVCNQPHPRPVGAEGYEEYGLHGGPGWSEDRGEGWGEDWGEVPALVEPPVSAERPRLDCRAAVLMEWTTGAVLYALRATEERDPASLTKIMTAVVAIEQGSLPEPVRISADAAWMPGSVMGLREGQEYTLRDLLYGLLLESGNDAAVAIAQHIAGSEQDFARLMTEKARGLGAISTRFRNPHGLTEPGHCSTAYDLALITRYALTLPLFAEMVATVQKQVADLGDPSSTGTLYNTNRLLGVYPGMEGGKTGTTAAAGACLITSTMRDGMRLISVVLDSADRWGDTRRLLDWGFANFTLVERGHAGEYYRSIPVAGGAARSVDLVLSRDLVAVIHKSESNRVRLLEELARRALSPVRRGQPLGKLIILAGERQAAEVILVAREPVPRATPFWLIWKCFLPALRWLHAAGLT; the protein is encoded by the coding sequence TTGATCCGGTTCCGGTACTGTGCACTTGTGCTGGCGGTGTTGTTGGGCTCCATACTTGTCTGTAACCAGCCGCACCCCCGCCCGGTCGGAGCGGAGGGTTACGAGGAGTACGGCCTCCATGGTGGCCCGGGCTGGAGTGAGGATCGGGGCGAGGGCTGGGGCGAGGACTGGGGCGAGGTGCCCGCCCTGGTGGAGCCGCCCGTCAGCGCGGAGCGGCCCCGCCTGGACTGCCGGGCTGCCGTGCTCATGGAATGGACCACTGGGGCCGTCCTCTATGCCCTCCGTGCCACGGAAGAACGGGACCCCGCCAGCCTCACCAAGATCATGACCGCCGTGGTGGCCATCGAGCAGGGTTCCCTGCCCGAACCGGTGAGGATATCCGCCGATGCCGCCTGGATGCCCGGATCGGTGATGGGCCTGCGGGAAGGTCAGGAGTATACTCTGAGGGACCTGCTGTACGGGCTGCTCCTGGAATCGGGCAATGATGCCGCCGTGGCCATCGCCCAGCACATAGCGGGGAGCGAGCAGGACTTCGCCCGTCTCATGACGGAAAAGGCCCGGGGCCTGGGTGCCATTTCCACCAGGTTTCGGAACCCCCACGGCCTGACCGAACCCGGGCATTGCAGCACAGCCTACGACCTGGCTCTCATCACCAGGTACGCCTTGACCCTGCCCCTGTTCGCCGAGATGGTGGCCACGGTGCAAAAGCAGGTGGCCGACCTGGGCGATCCCTCGTCAACGGGTACCCTGTACAATACCAACCGGCTGCTGGGTGTGTACCCCGGCATGGAGGGGGGGAAGACGGGCACCACCGCTGCCGCCGGTGCCTGCCTGATCACCTCCACCATGCGCGATGGCATGCGCCTCATCAGCGTGGTCCTCGATTCCGCCGACCGGTGGGGAGACACCCGTCGCCTCCTGGACTGGGGGTTTGCCAACTTCACCCTGGTCGAACGGGGGCACGCGGGAGAGTACTACCGGAGTATCCCCGTGGCGGGAGGTGCTGCGCGCTCGGTCGACCTGGTACTCTCTCGAGACCTGGTGGCGGTCATCCACAAGTCAGAATCGAACAGGGTGCGATTGCTTGAGGAACTGGCGAGACGCGCCCTGAGTCCGGTGCGGCGGGGCCAGCCCCTGGGGAAGCTCATCATCCTCGCTGGTGAGCGGCAGGCGGCCGAGGTGATACTGGTGGCCCGGGAACCGGTTCCCCGGGCCACCCCGTTCTGGCTGATATGGAAATGCTTTCTTCCGGCCCTCCGCTGGCTGCACGCGGCTGGCCTGACGTGA
- a CDS encoding AAA family ATPase, protein MSQQGGGGDGVKLAVCGKGGVGKTTVAALLAEVYARRGYRVLAVDADPDANLGLALGFAPEELARVVPVAAMDELIAERTGARPGSVGGWFALNPKVDDLPERLGLERDHIRLLVMGGVKPAGSGCACPENALLQALLRHLVLQRNDTVVVDLEAGLEHVGRGTARGVDAFLVVVEPGRRSFQTARAVAAAARALGVKRVLGVANKVRPGEEEIVRAGLEEEMKAHGLAPVPLVAVFPYELEAVKADAEGRPVYEMCPKLRRVAENLFGVLQQELARL, encoded by the coding sequence TTGTCTCAGCAGGGTGGAGGCGGGGACGGGGTGAAGCTGGCGGTTTGTGGTAAGGGCGGGGTGGGGAAGACCACCGTGGCGGCCTTGCTGGCAGAGGTGTACGCTCGCCGGGGGTACCGGGTGCTGGCCGTGGACGCCGACCCTGACGCTAACCTGGGGCTGGCCCTGGGGTTCGCCCCCGAGGAGCTGGCCCGGGTGGTGCCGGTGGCAGCCATGGACGAGCTCATAGCCGAGCGCACCGGAGCGCGCCCCGGGTCGGTGGGGGGCTGGTTTGCCCTCAACCCCAAGGTGGACGACCTCCCCGAGCGACTGGGGCTGGAGCGCGATCACATCAGGCTGCTGGTCATGGGCGGAGTGAAGCCGGCTGGCAGCGGGTGCGCCTGCCCCGAAAACGCGCTCCTGCAGGCCCTGCTCCGTCACCTGGTCCTGCAGAGGAATGACACCGTGGTAGTGGACCTGGAGGCGGGACTGGAGCACGTGGGTCGCGGGACGGCCCGGGGCGTGGACGCCTTCCTGGTGGTGGTAGAACCCGGGCGGCGCAGCTTCCAGACGGCACGGGCGGTGGCGGCGGCTGCCCGCGCCCTGGGGGTGAAGCGCGTGCTCGGGGTGGCCAACAAGGTTCGGCCTGGAGAAGAGGAAATCGTGCGGGCGGGGCTGGAGGAGGAGATGAAGGCCCACGGTCTGGCCCCTGTTCCTCTGGTGGCTGTTTTCCCCTACGAGCTGGAAGCGGTGAAAGCCGATGCCGAGGGCCGTCCGGTGTACGAGATGTGCCCGAAACTGCGGCGGGTGGCGGAGAACCTGTTCGGGGTGTTGCAGCAGGAACTGGCTCGGCTGTAG
- a CDS encoding pyridoxal-phosphate dependent enzyme — protein sequence MGDAAYVYGPTFEEMLHPARIPADVRARALAGRQEDPLDPINLFNISWKDAGGRVRYVVMDPHLTGVDTSIVVLYGKDFPTGSHKVGATYSVAMEKQLAGEIVPGKHTLVWPSTGNYGIGGAWVGPRLGYDSLVILPAEMSQERFDLITHYGARYIKTPGCESNVKEIYDRCKELAVQPGVRILNQFAEMANYRFHYFVTGNSILEAVADLKGQGLGDGRVAAFVSAMGSAGTIAAGDRLKQVFPDCRIVGLEPIQCPTLFLNGYGGHDIQGIGDKHATWIHNVLNMDALMCIDDMECKKGLQLLSDPAGGEYLVEAGVDPDHVRQISSLFGISGVCNLLGAIKAAKLYGLGPRDIVVTIATDSIDRYHSVMADMARRYGPVDRTRAAVYLESIFHGVKLDWIQEGTRHNRQRWFNLKYYTWVEQQGKTVEELNAQRDPAWWAAHQEKVAEFDRLLRQARGF from the coding sequence ATGGGAGATGCTGCGTACGTCTATGGACCCACCTTTGAAGAGATGCTGCACCCGGCGCGGATACCGGCGGATGTCAGGGCGCGGGCGCTGGCCGGCCGGCAGGAGGATCCCCTCGATCCCATCAACCTGTTCAACATCAGCTGGAAGGATGCCGGAGGCAGGGTCCGCTATGTGGTGATGGATCCCCATCTCACGGGAGTCGACACCAGCATCGTGGTGCTTTACGGCAAGGACTTTCCCACCGGCAGCCATAAAGTGGGCGCCACCTACTCCGTGGCCATGGAGAAGCAACTCGCGGGGGAAATCGTGCCGGGGAAGCACACCCTGGTGTGGCCCTCCACGGGGAACTACGGCATCGGCGGGGCCTGGGTGGGACCTCGCCTGGGTTACGATTCCCTGGTCATCCTGCCGGCCGAGATGAGCCAGGAGCGCTTCGACCTCATCACCCACTACGGGGCCCGTTACATCAAGACTCCCGGGTGCGAAAGCAACGTCAAGGAGATCTACGACCGGTGCAAGGAGCTGGCTGTTCAACCCGGGGTCAGGATCCTCAACCAGTTCGCGGAGATGGCCAACTACCGCTTTCACTATTTCGTCACCGGCAACAGCATCCTGGAGGCGGTGGCCGACCTCAAGGGCCAGGGCCTGGGTGACGGTCGGGTGGCCGCCTTCGTGTCGGCCATGGGGTCGGCGGGCACCATCGCGGCCGGAGACCGTCTGAAGCAGGTCTTTCCGGACTGTCGCATCGTGGGGCTCGAGCCCATCCAGTGCCCCACCCTGTTCCTGAACGGGTACGGGGGCCACGACATTCAGGGTATCGGGGACAAGCATGCGACCTGGATACACAACGTGCTCAACATGGACGCCCTGATGTGCATCGACGACATGGAGTGCAAGAAGGGGCTGCAACTGCTGAGCGACCCAGCGGGGGGAGAATACCTGGTGGAGGCGGGGGTGGACCCGGACCACGTCCGGCAGATTTCCAGCCTCTTCGGCATCTCGGGGGTATGCAACCTGCTGGGGGCCATCAAGGCGGCGAAGCTCTACGGCCTGGGCCCCCGCGATATCGTGGTCACCATCGCCACCGACAGCATCGACCGCTACCACAGCGTGATGGCGGACATGGCGCGCCGTTACGGACCTGTAGACCGCACCCGGGCGGCAGTGTACCTGGAGAGCATCTTCCACGGTGTGAAGCTGGACTGGATCCAGGAGGGCACCCGGCATAACCGCCAGCGCTGGTTCAACCTCAAGTACTACACCTGGGTGGAACAGCAGGGCAAGACGGTCGAAGAACTCAACGCCCAGCGCGACCCGGCCTGGTGGGCCGCCCACCAGGAGAAGGTGGCCGAGTTCGATCGCCTGCTGCGCCAGGCCCGCGGCTTCTGA
- a CDS encoding polysaccharide deacetylase family protein gives MLLVTITRRGRRRLILAGILIVAMMATGYLVSARRHLLVSGRLMPVYRAVTREKRVALTFDISWGQEMPPRVLDALKAEGVRATFFLSGPWARSYPDLVKRIAGEGHEIASHGYEHVNLSGYSREFITDNIRRTHQILVELTGQQPRFFRPPNGDFNDLVIQTATELGYVTVIWSLDSLDWKRLNSDEIAKRILSRVKQGDIILMHASDSAPGTPGALPAIVQGIRAKGLEMVRLGELMQPPPPLDTSTGSGR, from the coding sequence GTGCTCCTGGTGACGATCACCCGCCGGGGCAGGCGCAGGTTGATCCTGGCCGGCATCCTCATCGTGGCCATGATGGCGACCGGTTATCTGGTGAGTGCCAGGCGGCACCTGCTCGTCAGCGGCCGGCTGATGCCCGTCTACCGGGCGGTGACCCGGGAGAAAAGGGTGGCGCTCACCTTCGATATCAGCTGGGGCCAGGAAATGCCGCCCCGGGTGCTGGACGCCCTCAAGGCGGAGGGGGTCAGGGCCACCTTCTTCCTGTCAGGCCCCTGGGCGCGGTCTTACCCCGACCTGGTGAAGCGCATCGCCGGCGAGGGGCACGAGATCGCCTCCCACGGCTACGAGCACGTCAACCTCTCCGGGTACAGCCGCGAGTTCATCACCGACAACATCCGGCGCACCCACCAGATCCTGGTGGAGCTCACCGGCCAGCAGCCCCGCTTCTTCCGGCCTCCGAACGGTGACTTCAACGACTTGGTGATCCAGACCGCCACCGAACTTGGGTACGTGACGGTGATCTGGAGCCTCGACTCCCTCGACTGGAAACGCCTCAACAGCGACGAGATCGCCAAACGCATCCTGAGCCGGGTCAAGCAGGGCGATATCATCCTCATGCACGCTTCCGACAGTGCCCCCGGCACCCCCGGCGCCCTACCCGCCATCGTCCAGGGCATCCGCGCCAAGGGCCTGGAAATGGTGCGGCTGGGCGAACTGATGCAGCCGCCCCCGCCCCTGGACACGAGCACGGGGTCCGGCAGGTAA
- a CDS encoding DUF4330 domain-containing protein has protein sequence MLDKKGRLFGKISVVDLAIIIILLAVAARFAYAELGARVGRSIAEREHTIEVTFLVPAIRPTTVDAIRQSKAVFEFKTGAYVGDVVKVETEPADVLLLLGQEVWAQVQSPNRVNALVTVRGRARIGENVITMGGVEIRVGASVGLKSKWAAFQSNVLTINTEVAGEQP, from the coding sequence TTGCTGGACAAGAAGGGCCGGCTTTTCGGGAAGATCAGCGTCGTCGACCTGGCCATCATCATCATCCTGCTGGCCGTGGCGGCGCGTTTCGCATACGCTGAGCTGGGTGCCCGGGTGGGGCGGAGCATCGCGGAGCGGGAGCACACCATCGAGGTGACGTTCCTGGTGCCCGCCATCCGCCCCACGACCGTGGACGCCATCCGGCAGAGCAAGGCCGTGTTCGAGTTCAAGACCGGCGCATACGTGGGCGACGTGGTCAAGGTGGAGACCGAACCTGCGGATGTACTTCTCCTCCTGGGCCAGGAGGTGTGGGCGCAAGTGCAGTCACCCAACCGGGTCAACGCCCTGGTCACGGTGCGGGGCAGGGCCCGCATCGGCGAAAACGTGATCACCATGGGCGGGGTGGAGATCAGGGTGGGGGCGTCCGTAGGGCTGAAGTCCAAGTGGGCGGCATTTCAGAGCAACGTGCTCACCATCAACACTGAGGTGGCAGGAGAACAGCCGTGA
- a CDS encoding O-antigen ligase family protein encodes MSARALPAERLVASWAERAGDRLAGRVDAAWTWLESAWAGSLAGKTARRLVILGREVASVSTLAGWATRVWTLVLPPCSPLRWQTWLGIGLGTAALLPTEVPLGLLFLLLPFWLRDRVRERLRDRPARGGADLQGAGAGSGGLPLGAVTGRGLPPWVLVSFFAFLAMVAGAVPGSVRARDSLVEFVFWVGYALVFLLAADAALRGRGEEVVWPLLALASLAGVVGIWQYVSGWTPPQSWVDPRFEGEITRVVGTFTNPTFFAEMMGLALPVTVALAVARRPWRERMVLGGFALLQAGGMLLSFSRGGWLGLAISLAVLTVLYDRRLLVLGIVLVLAAPHVLPPVLVERFASSFSLEDTSNSYRVFIWRGSWALARAYLWTGTGLGADSFVYTYPEYMIIQTPAPHAHSTFLEMLVELGVPGLAALLWFLLMWAWEVGKGVRRFTATTALGAGILATVAGHLLHGLVEFTWYSPRITLVFWALLGLALGAARCTPARGAAAATGAYDRDRMVAVVRGSRPGRVRGSRPG; translated from the coding sequence GTGAGCGCACGCGCCCTGCCGGCGGAGCGCCTGGTTGCTTCCTGGGCGGAACGGGCCGGCGACCGCCTGGCCGGACGGGTCGATGCTGCCTGGACGTGGCTCGAGTCTGCCTGGGCGGGCAGCCTGGCCGGGAAGACCGCGCGGCGGCTGGTGATTCTGGGACGGGAGGTCGCGTCGGTCAGCACGCTGGCAGGATGGGCCACCAGGGTCTGGACCCTCGTGCTCCCCCCGTGCTCGCCGCTCCGATGGCAGACCTGGCTGGGGATCGGCCTGGGGACGGCAGCCCTGCTACCCACCGAGGTGCCTCTGGGGCTCTTGTTCCTGTTGCTGCCCTTCTGGCTCCGGGACCGGGTCAGGGAACGGCTGAGGGACCGGCCGGCACGGGGCGGTGCCGACCTGCAAGGGGCTGGTGCGGGGTCGGGGGGTCTTCCACTTGGTGCCGTGACGGGCCGCGGGCTCCCGCCGTGGGTGCTGGTGTCGTTCTTCGCCTTCCTCGCTATGGTGGCGGGTGCCGTGCCCGGCTCGGTGCGTGCCCGGGACAGCCTGGTCGAGTTCGTGTTTTGGGTCGGGTACGCCCTGGTTTTCCTCCTGGCGGCGGATGCCGCCCTGCGGGGCCGGGGGGAAGAGGTGGTGTGGCCCCTCCTGGCCCTGGCCTCCCTGGCCGGGGTGGTGGGGATCTGGCAGTACGTCAGTGGATGGACGCCGCCCCAATCCTGGGTGGACCCCCGCTTCGAGGGGGAAATCACGCGGGTCGTGGGTACCTTCACCAACCCGACTTTCTTTGCCGAGATGATGGGCCTGGCCCTGCCCGTGACGGTGGCCCTGGCCGTGGCGCGGCGGCCCTGGCGGGAGAGGATGGTGCTGGGTGGGTTCGCCCTGCTGCAGGCGGGCGGGATGCTGCTCTCGTTCAGCCGGGGAGGCTGGCTGGGGCTGGCGATCTCCCTGGCGGTGCTGACCGTCCTGTACGACCGCCGTTTGCTCGTGCTGGGGATCGTCCTGGTGCTGGCGGCGCCCCACGTGCTGCCTCCGGTGCTGGTGGAGAGGTTCGCCTCCTCTTTCTCCCTCGAAGACACCTCCAACAGCTATCGCGTTTTCATCTGGCGGGGGTCGTGGGCCCTCGCCCGCGCCTATCTCTGGACCGGTACCGGCCTGGGGGCCGACAGCTTCGTCTACACCTACCCCGAATACATGATCATTCAGACCCCTGCCCCCCACGCCCATAGCACTTTCCTGGAGATGCTGGTGGAGCTGGGCGTGCCGGGATTGGCGGCGCTGCTGTGGTTCCTGCTCATGTGGGCGTGGGAGGTCGGGAAGGGGGTGCGCCGCTTCACAGCGACGACCGCCCTGGGGGCGGGCATCCTGGCTACGGTGGCCGGCCACCTCCTGCACGGCCTGGTGGAGTTCACCTGGTACAGCCCCCGCATCACCCTGGTTTTCTGGGCCCTGCTGGGCCTGGCCCTGGGTGCCGCCCGGTGCACCCCCGCCCGGGGCGCCGCGGCGGCGACGGGCGCTTACGATCGGGACAGGATGGTGGCGGTGGTGCGCGGGAGCAGGCCGGGGCGGGTGCGCGGGAGCAGGCCAGGATGA
- a CDS encoding glycosyltransferase — MTRACEQGGERMRVLHIITDTNVGGAGRYLLNLLGSRAFAGLDVTVACPQGELARRVDALGVSRMEVSGRDVSWSWPLLRELHAAIRRLRPHVVHTHASLAGRVAARLGGVPVVYTKHNVVRIPTAAGVVPPAAGPAKRLFNRWSGRLLADRVIAVSGAVGMQLAEAGFDPRRVVTIPNGIDLRPFVGVEARRERPLGYRVGTAARLTYQKGLDILIEAAARVVAGEPRARFVIGGEGPERPRLEEMIRARGLEGRVTLAGFVQDVPAFLAGLDIYVLSSRYEGLPLATLEAMAAALPVVATDVGGVAEAVVDGVTGLLVPPGDAAALAAAILALLRDPERVRSLGRAGRQRVEAQFDCELMAARVVDVYRQAAVHM, encoded by the coding sequence ATGACCCGTGCCTGTGAGCAGGGCGGCGAGCGGATGAGAGTCCTGCACATCATAACCGACACCAATGTGGGCGGCGCCGGACGCTACCTCCTGAACCTGCTGGGGTCGCGTGCCTTTGCCGGCCTGGACGTGACGGTGGCGTGCCCGCAGGGGGAACTGGCCCGGCGCGTCGATGCCCTGGGTGTGAGCCGGATGGAGGTTTCCGGCCGGGATGTTTCCTGGTCCTGGCCGCTCCTCCGGGAACTGCACGCGGCTATCCGGCGCCTGCGCCCCCACGTGGTACATACCCATGCCAGCCTGGCAGGCAGGGTGGCGGCGCGCCTCGGCGGGGTGCCTGTGGTTTACACCAAGCACAACGTGGTGCGCATCCCCACCGCCGCGGGGGTGGTGCCGCCGGCAGCGGGTCCGGCGAAGCGCCTCTTCAACCGCTGGTCGGGCCGCCTGCTGGCCGACCGCGTCATCGCCGTGTCCGGTGCCGTAGGCATGCAGCTGGCAGAGGCGGGGTTTGACCCCCGCCGGGTGGTGACCATCCCCAACGGCATCGACCTGCGCCCCTTCGTTGGAGTCGAGGCCCGCCGGGAACGGCCGTTGGGATACCGGGTGGGGACGGCCGCCCGCCTGACCTACCAGAAGGGGCTGGACATCCTCATCGAGGCGGCCGCCCGGGTGGTGGCCGGAGAACCGCGAGCGCGCTTCGTGATCGGGGGAGAGGGCCCCGAGCGCCCCCGCCTGGAGGAGATGATCCGGGCCCGCGGCCTGGAGGGCCGGGTCACGCTGGCCGGCTTCGTGCAGGACGTGCCCGCGTTCCTGGCCGGCCTGGACATATACGTGCTCTCCTCGCGTTATGAGGGATTGCCTCTGGCCACCCTGGAGGCCATGGCCGCAGCACTCCCGGTGGTGGCCACGGACGTGGGCGGGGTAGCAGAGGCAGTGGTCGATGGGGTCACCGGCCTGCTGGTGCCTCCCGGGGACGCAGCTGCCCTGGCCGCGGCCATCCTGGCCCTGTTGCGTGACCCCGAGCGGGTGCGGTCCCTGGGCCGGGCGGGACGGCAGCGCGTGGAGGCCCAGTTCGACTGCGAACTGATGGCCGCCCGCGTGGTCGATGTGTACCGGCAGGCCGCGGTCCATATGTAG
- a CDS encoding ribonuclease H-like domain-containing protein — MDLWERFRQFQERAQRAAPAQVPGAEPAHVPGAEPARTPGSGAVERWRRRAVADLGLQCEETPAGPSCFLETFYPATHRHGILDLGSFLNLPPEGLGILAQPPQALPPSAWAFLDTETTGLQGGPGTIVFLCGLARFAQDTLVVRQYLAPDPAAEPALIWAVLRDLAGCQGIVSFNGRAFDWPLIRDRVVLARQSLPPDPVHADLLFPARWLFRSRLASCRLTHLESEILRCPREGDIPSELIPEVYRAYLRGAPARTLAPVLDHNRHDLLSLVVLACRLLAPWLQAEEAEPEELYGLARMMWARGHAPQAVPLWEKAVAGLPPVLATRAGEELGRIYRHLGQPHEAARIWRAVAPDGALAHPGPLVELAKYYEHVVRDHEAARQCTLRALEAARHRAALAAPSPPGMGVPRSTPDTRCGRPAPPWSLRGDASPSPGSSPGSGASVPELLHRLRRLERKLAAHPGPPPSGD, encoded by the coding sequence GTGGACCTCTGGGAAAGGTTCCGCCAGTTCCAGGAACGCGCCCAGCGCGCCGCCCCGGCGCAGGTGCCCGGCGCCGAACCCGCACACGTCCCCGGCGCCGAACCCGCCCGGACCCCCGGCTCTGGCGCGGTTGAGCGATGGCGGCGGCGGGCGGTGGCCGACCTGGGCCTGCAGTGTGAGGAAACCCCGGCCGGCCCGTCCTGCTTCCTGGAGACCTTCTACCCCGCCACCCACCGCCATGGCATCCTGGACCTGGGGTCCTTCCTGAACCTGCCCCCGGAGGGCCTGGGCATCCTGGCCCAGCCCCCGCAGGCCCTGCCCCCCTCCGCCTGGGCCTTCCTCGATACCGAGACCACGGGCCTGCAGGGGGGACCGGGCACCATCGTCTTCCTGTGCGGGCTGGCCCGCTTCGCGCAGGACACGCTGGTGGTGCGCCAGTACCTGGCTCCCGACCCCGCCGCCGAGCCCGCCCTCATCTGGGCCGTGCTCAGGGACCTGGCGGGGTGCCAGGGGATCGTCTCCTTCAACGGCCGGGCCTTCGACTGGCCCCTCATCCGGGACCGGGTGGTACTGGCCCGGCAGTCCCTACCCCCCGATCCCGTGCACGCCGACCTGCTCTTCCCAGCCCGCTGGCTGTTCCGGTCCCGCCTGGCCTCCTGCCGCCTGACCCACCTGGAGTCGGAGATCCTGCGCTGCCCCCGGGAGGGCGACATCCCCAGCGAGTTGATCCCCGAAGTCTACCGGGCCTACCTGCGCGGTGCCCCCGCCCGCACTCTCGCTCCCGTCCTGGACCACAACCGCCACGACCTGCTTTCCCTGGTGGTGCTGGCCTGCCGCCTGCTCGCCCCCTGGTTGCAGGCCGAAGAGGCGGAGCCGGAAGAACTGTACGGCCTGGCCCGCATGATGTGGGCGCGCGGGCACGCTCCCCAGGCCGTGCCCCTCTGGGAGAAGGCCGTGGCCGGCCTGCCCCCGGTCCTGGCCACCCGCGCCGGGGAAGAGTTGGGCCGGATTTACCGCCACCTGGGCCAGCCCCACGAGGCAGCGCGCATCTGGCGGGCCGTGGCCCCAGACGGTGCCCTGGCCCACCCGGGCCCACTGGTGGAGCTGGCCAAGTATTACGAGCACGTCGTCCGCGACCACGAGGCTGCCCGGCAGTGTACCCTGCGCGCCCTGGAAGCGGCCCGCCATCGTGCCGCCCTCGCCGCCCCCTCCCCGCCCGGTATGGGGGTTCCTCGCTCCACGCCGGACACCCGGTGCGGACGCCCTGCCCCACCGTGGAGTCTCCGCGGGGATGCAAGTCCTTCACCGGGGTCTTCACCGGGGTCGGGCGCATCTGTGCCCGAGCTACTTCACCGCCTGCGGCGTCTCGAACGCAAACTCGCCGCCCATCCCGGGCCGCCCCCATCGGGCGACTGA